One Halalkalicoccus sp. NIPERK01 DNA window includes the following coding sequences:
- a CDS encoding alanine--glyoxylate aminotransferase family protein, with amino-acid sequence MNRETLVMTPGPTALPEEVREAMARPIQNPDVEPEFTAFYEDLLGKLGRGYGTEDDLLVLAGEGMLGLEASVASLIEEGDTVLCLANGIYGAGFADLVELHGGQPVTCEVPPTEGFDPEAVKEAVEEHEPDVATMVHCETPTGVLNDLDGVLSVLDEAGVLTICDAVSSLGGVEVPTEFMDICLGASQKCLSSPPGLATLSVSDAAWERIEATEQDSFYLSLEPWRDLDFDDPPAAFPYTHSVSNLHALDASLDLLLEEGVGSVFERHERAAERCRERGRDLGLEAFAPELASPTVTAFDVENAGDIQRRVADEGVVLATGLGEFSEDLLRVGHMGHNADPERVDRAMDALAGVLG; translated from the coding sequence ATGAACCGAGAGACGCTGGTCATGACGCCCGGGCCGACCGCGCTCCCCGAGGAGGTCCGGGAGGCGATGGCCCGCCCGATACAGAACCCCGACGTCGAACCGGAGTTCACCGCGTTCTACGAGGACCTCCTCGGAAAACTCGGAAGGGGTTACGGAACCGAGGACGACCTCCTCGTCCTCGCGGGCGAGGGGATGCTCGGACTCGAGGCGAGCGTCGCCTCGCTGATCGAGGAGGGCGATACAGTCCTCTGTCTGGCGAACGGGATCTACGGGGCGGGATTCGCCGACCTCGTCGAACTCCACGGCGGCCAGCCCGTGACCTGCGAGGTCCCGCCGACTGAGGGGTTCGACCCCGAGGCGGTCAAGGAAGCGGTCGAGGAACACGAGCCTGACGTGGCGACGATGGTCCACTGCGAGACGCCGACGGGCGTCCTGAACGATCTCGATGGAGTTCTCTCGGTTCTCGACGAGGCGGGCGTGCTCACGATCTGTGATGCGGTATCCTCGCTGGGCGGCGTCGAGGTGCCGACCGAATTCATGGATATCTGTCTCGGGGCGTCCCAGAAGTGTCTCAGTTCGCCGCCCGGACTGGCGACGCTGTCGGTGAGCGACGCGGCGTGGGAGCGGATCGAGGCGACCGAGCAGGACTCCTTCTACCTGAGCCTCGAACCGTGGCGCGACCTCGACTTCGACGACCCGCCCGCCGCCTTCCCCTACACCCACTCGGTGTCGAACCTCCATGCACTGGACGCCTCGCTCGACCTCCTCCTCGAGGAGGGAGTCGGGAGCGTTTTCGAGCGCCACGAGCGGGCGGCCGAGCGCTGTCGCGAGCGCGGGCGTGACCTCGGGCTGGAGGCGTTCGCGCCGGAACTGGCCTCCCCGACCGTGACGGCCTTCGATGTCGAGAACGCGGGCGACATCCAGCGGCGGGTCGCGGACGAGGGCGTCGTCCTCGCCACCGGCCTGGGCGAGTTCTCCGAGGACCTCCTCCGCGTGGGACACATGGGCCACAACGCCGACCCCGAGCGGGTCGACCGGGCGATGGACGCGCTCGCGGGCGTGCTCGGGTGA
- a CDS encoding Gfo/Idh/MocA family protein: MEFGVLSTAGIARKAFLPAVEASEHGVGAIASRDDERARSVAEEYAIPRHYGSYDELLEDGGIDAVYVPLPNGLHAEWTRKAADAGLDVLCEKPLAADAEEARAVVEHCRERGVTLMEGFMYRYHPRTERAVGLAREELEGVHSVSATFKFPLSDPEDVRLSPELAGGSLMDVGCYPVSVARLFLGEPEAAFATAHDSRGAGVDTDLAGVLDFGGGASARIASGFDSQLVQRYRVEGENGWIEVEDAFDAPTAESTGLAYRVDGREGIETFDPVDQYRLEVEAFASAVESGDPPRTDGEEAVANMEAIDALAESARHGEVVPVE; this comes from the coding sequence ATGGAGTTCGGAGTCCTGAGTACGGCGGGCATCGCACGGAAGGCGTTCCTCCCGGCGGTCGAAGCGAGCGAGCACGGAGTCGGGGCGATCGCCTCGCGCGACGACGAGCGAGCGCGAAGCGTCGCCGAGGAGTACGCGATCCCGCGCCACTACGGGAGCTACGACGAACTGCTCGAGGACGGGGGGATCGATGCGGTCTACGTCCCGCTTCCCAACGGGTTGCACGCCGAGTGGACCCGCAAGGCGGCCGACGCCGGCCTCGACGTGCTCTGTGAGAAGCCCCTCGCCGCGGACGCCGAGGAGGCCCGTGCGGTCGTCGAGCACTGTCGCGAGCGGGGCGTGACGCTGATGGAGGGGTTCATGTACCGGTATCACCCTCGAACCGAGCGGGCGGTCGGACTCGCCCGCGAGGAGCTAGAGGGCGTTCACTCCGTATCGGCGACGTTCAAGTTCCCGCTTTCTGATCCCGAGGACGTGCGCCTCTCGCCGGAACTGGCCGGCGGGAGCCTGATGGACGTGGGCTGTTACCCCGTCTCCGTGGCCCGGCTCTTCCTCGGCGAACCCGAGGCCGCCTTCGCGACCGCCCACGACTCGCGAGGGGCCGGCGTGGACACCGACCTCGCGGGAGTTCTCGACTTCGGGGGCGGCGCTTCGGCCCGTATCGCTTCCGGGTTCGACTCGCAGCTCGTCCAGCGCTACCGCGTCGAGGGGGAAAACGGCTGGATCGAGGTCGAGGACGCCTTCGACGCGCCGACCGCCGAATCCACGGGACTCGCCTACCGGGTCGACGGCCGCGAGGGGATCGAAACCTTCGACCCGGTCGACCAGTACCGCCTCGAGGTCGAGGCGTTCGCCTCGGCCGTCGAATCCGGAGATCCGCCGCGGACGGACGGCGAGGAGGCGGTCGCAAACATGGAGGCCATCGACGCGCTCGCCGAGAGCGCTCGCCACGGCGAGGTCGTTCCCGTCGAGTGA
- a CDS encoding putative manganese transporter, with translation MAELFDILVASIRDGFVQVSAFVAITVVVFSYLQYRTGGRLVERLERNERWQPLVGAFLGLTPGCGGAIVVMPLYIRGSVGFGTVVATLIATAGDAAFVILVLAPGAALYAYGIAFVTAVVSGYAIDRFGLGVGRVDRAVARLRPTVTDGGTMASANPAANPGHEYGIGACGHDHGDERETGFMTWLSHAVHVAWWLTALVALAAGTAYLLRGAPDVAMTVAPTFEGAFTVAGIVGSVLSVYLYAVGRRYIGGGHVGHVRESFHSAYDTFQHAAMETSFVTVWVIGGYLLYEYTVVLGNVDVAALAAAAGLLAPVGGAVIGLIPGCGPQIVLAGVYAEGAIPFSALVSNAISQDGDALFPLIAMDKTAAIVASIYTTIPALVVGIALHALFGPMFGFGVL, from the coding sequence ATGGCTGAACTGTTCGATATCCTCGTCGCGTCGATCCGCGACGGGTTCGTCCAGGTGAGCGCGTTCGTCGCGATCACGGTGGTGGTGTTCAGTTATCTGCAGTACCGGACGGGCGGACGGCTGGTCGAGCGCCTCGAGCGCAACGAACGCTGGCAGCCGCTGGTCGGCGCGTTCCTGGGACTGACGCCGGGCTGTGGCGGCGCGATCGTGGTGATGCCGCTGTACATCCGTGGGAGCGTCGGCTTCGGGACCGTCGTCGCGACGCTGATCGCCACCGCCGGCGACGCGGCGTTCGTCATCCTCGTGCTCGCGCCCGGGGCCGCGCTGTACGCCTACGGGATCGCGTTCGTCACGGCGGTCGTCTCGGGGTACGCGATCGACCGATTCGGCCTCGGGGTCGGCCGCGTCGACCGCGCGGTCGCCCGGTTGCGTCCGACGGTCACCGACGGCGGGACGATGGCGAGCGCGAACCCCGCGGCGAACCCGGGCCACGAGTACGGGATCGGTGCGTGCGGCCACGACCACGGGGACGAGCGGGAGACTGGATTCATGACGTGGCTGAGCCACGCCGTCCACGTCGCGTGGTGGCTCACCGCGCTCGTGGCGCTCGCCGCCGGCACGGCCTACCTGCTCCGGGGGGCGCCCGACGTCGCGATGACCGTCGCACCTACCTTCGAGGGCGCGTTCACCGTCGCCGGGATCGTCGGGTCGGTCCTCTCGGTGTACCTCTACGCGGTCGGCCGGCGCTACATCGGCGGGGGGCACGTCGGCCACGTCCGTGAGTCGTTCCACAGCGCCTACGACACGTTCCAGCACGCGGCGATGGAGACCAGTTTCGTCACGGTCTGGGTGATCGGGGGTTACCTGCTCTACGAGTACACCGTCGTCCTCGGGAACGTCGACGTCGCGGCGCTCGCGGCCGCGGCGGGGCTGCTCGCGCCGGTCGGCGGCGCCGTCATCGGGCTGATCCCCGGGTGCGGTCCACAGATCGTCCTCGCGGGCGTCTACGCCGAGGGCGCGATCCCCTTCTCGGCGCTCGTCTCGAACGCGATCAGCCAGGACGGCGACGCGCTCTTTCCCCTGATCGCGATGGACAAGACCGCGGCGATCGTCGCCTCGATATACACCACGATCCCCGCGCTGGTGGTCGGGATCGCCCTCCACGCGCTCTTCGGGCCGATGTTCGGGTTCGGGGTGCTCTGA
- a CDS encoding DUF6293 family protein, which yields MQTHIVPVGFDYDRLIAPLVRDQHDVDRVILIEGAVGSEANVEYSKHLARKLETDFRNLLGADTERLALEDVYDYDAAFEQAYRLIDAELDAGNEVWVNVSAMPRTVSFAVATAANSLMVEREADRRRVHTYYTAPEKYLETELAEELRREIRLLEDLESGDVDPDRIAQRLDSARDLLGEFDERGTTIGAKAIGGGHIVELPIASFSNVKPFEELILFKLGEDGVFESVSELAEALADELDEPYTDSFRSKVIYNVDRLGPGGKGYIEREEHGKSHRTRLSRIGELWVRAHTGAE from the coding sequence ATGCAGACGCACATCGTGCCGGTCGGGTTCGACTACGACCGGCTGATCGCGCCGCTGGTGCGCGACCAGCACGACGTCGACCGCGTGATCCTCATCGAGGGCGCGGTCGGGAGCGAGGCCAACGTCGAGTACTCGAAGCACCTCGCGCGCAAGCTCGAGACGGACTTCCGGAACCTGCTGGGGGCCGACACCGAGCGACTGGCCCTCGAGGACGTCTACGACTACGACGCGGCCTTCGAGCAGGCCTACCGGCTGATCGACGCCGAACTCGACGCCGGCAACGAGGTCTGGGTCAACGTCAGCGCGATGCCTCGTACGGTCAGCTTCGCGGTCGCGACCGCTGCGAACTCGCTGATGGTCGAACGCGAGGCCGACCGCCGGAGGGTCCACACCTACTACACCGCCCCCGAGAAGTACCTCGAGACCGAACTCGCCGAGGAACTCCGCCGCGAGATCCGCCTGCTCGAGGATCTCGAGTCGGGCGACGTCGACCCCGATCGGATCGCACAGCGCCTCGACTCCGCCCGCGACCTCCTCGGCGAGTTCGACGAACGGGGCACCACCATCGGCGCGAAGGCGATCGGCGGCGGCCACATCGTCGAACTCCCGATCGCCTCCTTCTCGAACGTCAAGCCGTTCGAGGAACTCATCCTGTTCAAACTCGGCGAGGACGGCGTCTTCGAGAGCGTCAGCGAACTCGCCGAGGCGCTCGCCGACGAACTCGACGAGCCGTACACCGACAGCTTCCGCTCGAAGGTGATCTACAACGTCGATCGGCTCGGCCCGGGCGGGAAGGGCTACATCGAGCGCGAGGAACACGGGAAGTCCCACCGGACGCGCCTCTCGCGCATCGGCGAACTCTGGGTGCGCGCTCACACCGGCGCCGAGTGA
- a CDS encoding tRNA-binding protein translates to MGIDEPDISPERFLEDVEMRIGEIRSVERFPEARKDVYKLTVDFGSETRRSAAGLTDLYDPDDLVGRQVVAVVNLGTVTIAGFESECLVTGVDAGEGEVVHLQPEREVENGTRVY, encoded by the coding sequence ATGGGTATCGACGAACCCGACATCAGTCCCGAACGATTCCTCGAGGACGTCGAGATGCGCATCGGCGAGATCCGATCCGTCGAGCGGTTTCCCGAGGCAAGAAAGGACGTCTACAAGCTGACAGTCGATTTCGGCTCCGAAACCAGACGGTCGGCGGCGGGGCTGACCGACCTGTACGACCCCGACGACCTCGTGGGCAGGCAGGTCGTCGCCGTCGTGAACCTCGGAACCGTCACCATCGCGGGCTTCGAAAGCGAGTGTCTCGTGACCGGGGTGGACGCGGGGGAGGGCGAGGTCGTCCACCTCCAACCCGAACGCGAGGTCGAAAACGGGACGCGCGTGTACTGA
- the pdxS gene encoding pyridoxal 5'-phosphate synthase lyase subunit PdxS: MAAETDIEELKRGTDLVKRGFARMQKGGVIMDVVNAEQARIAEEAGAVAVMALEAVPADIRKRGGVARMADPADVAEIVESVSIPVMGKSRIGHTKEAQILEAVGVDMIDESEVLTPADDAYHIDKRDFTAPFVCGARDLGEALRRIEEGAAMIRTKGEAGTGDVNQAVHHQRRIKGAIRKLEGMTHEEREAFAREIEAPAHLVHETADAGRLPVVNFAAGGIATPADAALMMHHGCDGIFVGSGIFGAENPEAMADAIVAATLNWDDPEKLAEVASNIGKSMKGDANVDLPEEERMQDRGV, encoded by the coding sequence ATGGCCGCGGAGACCGACATCGAGGAGTTGAAGCGGGGAACCGATCTCGTCAAGCGCGGGTTCGCACGGATGCAAAAGGGCGGCGTCATCATGGACGTCGTCAACGCCGAACAGGCGCGGATCGCCGAGGAGGCCGGCGCGGTCGCGGTGATGGCCCTGGAGGCCGTGCCCGCCGACATCCGCAAACGCGGCGGGGTCGCCCGGATGGCCGACCCCGCGGACGTCGCGGAGATCGTCGAGAGCGTCTCGATCCCGGTGATGGGCAAGTCCCGGATCGGCCACACGAAGGAGGCCCAGATCCTCGAAGCGGTGGGGGTGGACATGATCGACGAATCGGAGGTGCTCACCCCAGCCGACGACGCCTACCACATCGACAAGCGCGACTTCACCGCTCCCTTCGTCTGTGGGGCGCGCGATCTGGGCGAGGCCCTCAGGAGGATCGAGGAGGGCGCGGCGATGATCCGCACGAAGGGCGAGGCCGGCACCGGCGACGTCAACCAGGCGGTCCACCACCAGCGCCGGATCAAGGGCGCGATCCGCAAGCTAGAGGGGATGACCCACGAGGAGCGCGAGGCGTTCGCCCGCGAGATCGAAGCGCCGGCCCACCTCGTCCACGAGACCGCCGACGCGGGCCGTCTCCCCGTAGTGAACTTCGCCGCGGGCGGGATCGCCACGCCCGCCGACGCCGCGCTCATGATGCACCACGGCTGTGACGGCATCTTCGTCGGCTCTGGGATCTTCGGCGCGGAGAACCCCGAGGCGATGGCCGACGCGATCGTCGCGGCGACGCTCAACTGGGACGACCCCGAGAAACTCGCCGAGGTCGCCTCCAATATCGGAAAGAGCATGAAGGGCGACGCGAACGTCGACCTCCCCGAGGAGGAGCGGATGCAGGATCGCGGCGTTTAG
- a CDS encoding DUF1405 domain-containing protein: MTGSELPRWLAPLPRRLEGFGLRYAWAIVAINVAGTAFGFWYYRFQFSGTPLAIWPWVPDSPLATLFMALSLALWKLDRGSELVDMLAFFGNVKLGLWTPFVLVVFNDAFLAGTAAPMYAFLLVSHLGMVAQAFLIHRYSDFSIPAVAAALAWYSFDLMVDYFVPIVGGPHHTALPFSDPTAVPMAGNTTAFRIAALGATLLTIWITFFALSTRAEKAAAE, translated from the coding sequence ATGACCGGGTCGGAGCTTCCCCGCTGGCTCGCGCCGCTCCCCCGCCGACTGGAGGGGTTCGGGTTGCGGTACGCGTGGGCCATCGTCGCGATAAACGTGGCAGGAACGGCCTTCGGCTTCTGGTACTACCGCTTCCAGTTCTCGGGCACCCCCCTCGCCATCTGGCCGTGGGTGCCCGACAGCCCGCTCGCCACCCTCTTCATGGCACTGAGCCTCGCGCTTTGGAAGCTCGACCGGGGGAGCGAACTGGTCGACATGCTCGCCTTTTTCGGCAACGTCAAACTCGGGCTCTGGACCCCGTTCGTCCTCGTCGTCTTCAACGACGCCTTCCTCGCGGGGACCGCCGCCCCGATGTACGCCTTTCTCCTCGTGAGCCACCTCGGGATGGTCGCCCAGGCGTTTCTGATCCACCGCTACAGCGACTTCTCGATCCCGGCGGTCGCCGCCGCGCTCGCGTGGTACAGTTTCGATCTGATGGTCGATTACTTCGTCCCGATCGTCGGCGGACCCCACCACACGGCCCTGCCCTTTTCCGACCCGACGGCAGTCCCGATGGCGGGCAACACCACGGCGTTTCGGATCGCCGCGCTGGGCGCGACGCTGCTGACGATCTGGATCACCTTCTTTGCGCTCTCGACGCGCGCGGAGAAGGCGGCGGCCGAGTGA